A genome region from Pristis pectinata isolate sPriPec2 chromosome 4, sPriPec2.1.pri, whole genome shotgun sequence includes the following:
- the LOC127569780 gene encoding nectin-1-like — protein MNLLALALLVSLAAGQSPIVKTKEKLTAVLGENLTFTCTTHLKDILQVTWQKLNGQSEDNIATYNEKFGPKVFGSFTDRVSILPSNQQESTLVLSGVRFEDKGCYQCLFTTFPTGSNIGKTCLNVLAKSPNEETQENKTAVISANVNFSCTTQLENIQQVTWKKLSGQSEENIIIFNATLNTFELRNDRATLISRNEQGYTIELSGIKLEDEGCYQCLFNTSEIGSSSRKTCLTVTAHASRFRSQNYFWIILGLLAILIVF, from the exons GTCAAAGTCCAATTGTGAAGACAAAGGAAAAACTAACAGCAGTTTTAGGTGAAAATCTTACCTTCACTTGTACaacacatttaaaagatattctaCAGGTGACCTGGCAAAAGTTAAATGGTCAATCAGAGGACAACATTGCCACTTATAATGAAAAATTTGGACCCAAAGTATTTGGGTCGTTTACTGATAGGGTTTCTATTTTGCCGTCAAATCAGCAAGAGTCCACCCTTGTACTTTCTGGAGTGAGGTTTGAAGATAAAGGATGTTATCAGTGTCTCTTCACGACATTCCCAACTGGATCAAATATTGGGAAGAcctgcctcaatgtacttg CAAAAAGTCCGAATGAGGAGACGCAGGAGAATAAGACAGCAGTTATAAGTGCAAACGTTAACTTCAGCTgtacaacacaattagaaaatattcaacaggttacCTGGAAAAAGCTAAGTGGTCAATCTGAGGAAAATATAATCATATTTAATGCAACACTCAATACATTTGAGTTACGTAATGATAGAGCTACTTTAATATCAAGAAATGAGCAAGGGTACACAATTGAATTATCTGGAATAAAGCTTGAAGATGAAGGATGTTACCAATGTCTCTTTAATACATCTGAAATTGGATCAAGTTCTAGGAAGACCTGCCTCACTGTAACTG cacATGCATCGAGATTTAGATCACAAAATTATTTTTGGATTATTTTGGGACTGCTGGCAATTTTGATAGTATTTTAA